The following is a genomic window from Polypterus senegalus isolate Bchr_013 unplaced genomic scaffold, ASM1683550v1 scaffold_2497, whole genome shotgun sequence.
AAACCGGCCGGAAACGCAAccaatttgtgttttataaatacgacttttccccttgggattaataaagtatctatctatctatctatctatctatctatctatctatctatctatctatctatctatcgcgaAGTAAATCCCGTCCTGAGCAGCCAAAGATTCGCAGTATGAACACCGGCCGCCGCGTCACCGGATCGCACTGTTGCAGCATATCGATAGCAAACAGCTGAATGGAAACTAAACGGACACCTTCTGGGTTTCTGTTACCGGACTGCACGCAGCACActcttctgcttggctgtgcgatTGAGCCCCGTAAAGGAGCAGCGTACAGGTATGTGTGGTTTTGTCATTACACTCTGTGATGCTGgaataatactaataatgatgtagGTGTTTTTACATTAAGTATTGCGTTAGGTTACTCGTTactttaaatgtaatgtttataaTAAGTTTAAGGAGGCCATGATTcagtgtatattgcttttgattttaACCTGCCAAAACTTTGTAAAGGTGTAAGATCAGATCTGATTGagctaccattttttttttttttcttaacaaaatgtACTACAGGAGAAATTATATTCATACTCAAAATTCTCATTGTTCCTAGTAATTAACTGTTTGAATTTAAAAGAATATTGTTTCCACcaaaactgtattttgtaataaccATTAATAAAAGCCAGGTcactaggaaaagaaagaatTGATCAACAGCAGACATGTTTTACTCATGTGCACTTGTCTGTAGCACATTTTAAAGGTGAGGAGCTGCAGTACACTAATAATATTAGCCTATCATGTTAGCCAGTATTGTTGTTGACCTCTCTCCCCTCCTAACAAAAATCATACACGTTTAATGTACACAATTATTTACATAGTATCTTTGATACATCTGATTAGCCGACACCACTGTAACTGAGGCCCAGTGACTTATGAAATTTCCCAGGCAAGGCTGGGTAACACTGCTattgtgtgtttatataaattaCATTATAGAAATCCAATGCAGTAAACAGACTGATAAAGTTCAAGTGTGCAACTTAGCCTATGGCATTTTAGGATTACCTGAATGAGCGATGGGCCAATGGGAAGCAACATCTTTTCAAAGAGGTAGTTTGTGAGTGACGCAGCTATGCCATAAGCACAGACAAAGGCAAACAGGACCAAGAATGCAACTGTGGAGAAAAAACAGGAGCAAATcagttgtttattattattaattcacaTAAGGCCCATATTATGTCAGGCTCCCACTAAGCTACTGGTTATGTGATTAAATTGGGAAACTGATTTTATTTGTCCTCTTTCTCTAATAGATACGATGGCCAGTCTTTACTATAATCCTAATtgtactatacagtatgtgttcacATTACCAGAGAACATTTGCATTTCAatgttcttgtgtttttaaaatggcaGCTTCATTTGTACAACTAGTGTATCCTGCACTTTAACTTGAAATGGTGTTttagcattaacatttttttttacttgcaaaaCTGAAATGATCATTTCTACTTTgtgactgaaaaataaataattgttgccTTCATTTCTGTTGTTACAGTATCAGTCTCGACTTTACACATGAATTAGCTTCAGCTGTGTGTGGTCTATCTGAACCTTTAAAACGCTGTAATCTAATAAGGCAGTCCATGCAATGCGAAAAACTGATAATTACTTAAGCATATTAGCAAAAAGAGAAGCGAAAaagttaaaacataaaaagaaaaaagtacttgGTAGGCAaatggcacacacagatccacaCAGAAAAGTCAAAAAGCATCACTGTGCCTCAGTCTGCAGATGGACAATTAAGCTGAATGGCTTCACTATCCTCTAATGCTTAGTTATTTTACccacttaaaaataaatagtttggCTGTCCAAAAGAATGACGGCAAGTCTCCACCGACTGGGCAAAACCACTGAGTGTAGCTGCCATTGACAATGCCCAGTGCAGGGTTGCCAGAGAGAACTTGGAATTAAAGCCTAAAATCTCTTTAAAACTAGCCCCAAAACTGAAATGGACAGTAGTGTCTTGCCTTTTGTATTCTTATGCATTATTCAAAAGCAGGGATGCCCAATACCAGAGAGCTTCTGTACTTCAAGgcaaaagatttttgttttgggTCTGTTCAAATGAATCTTGCAGTTGGTCCAAATCTGACACGAATACAGATGTCTATCATGAATGTGTACCtcatgaaaaaatgaataaaactgttCTGTCAGACAGATGCTGGTTGCTGTGCTACTTCAGATCCTTTCAGTGCATAACATTTATGAATTCATAAGCTTATGAATGAAGACAAACCATAAATGCGAGATCAGAGCTGTTGGTTTGAGCACCGGGATTCTGTATATTGAAACAAAGTGGCTGAAAGGACTGGAGAGAGCAGTGTGGACGGTTCGGATGTCACGCAGTCGTTATACGAGCAgtgtaaatactttctgaaaatgtaataataatcatcattttttaaacatcctTTTTAATTAATCATGCTTATTTAAAAACAGAGCCGTATCACCTGTGAGTGGGAATTGAGCtgtaatgtgaaggtagccttatttTGGCTTCAACACAAGGTTTTGCAGTTCAATCAGCTATTTGATTCTACTGGTTTGCTATCAACAACATGGAGGCTTTtgtaaaaaagaataataatctgAAGCAagcaaaatgttaataataattcaaCACCAAATCATGAAATGGAGACCTGGCTGTACCTGTTAATAGGATCAGGAGAATTCCTGACGATATCCTGCAATTCTGACAGAACTTTGTTTTTCCTTCATTGGGCCCTTCTTCTAAAGTATTTGAAACCTGCTTGCCTCTCTGCTGAAGTCCGAAATTATGTAAACATTTGATTTGGAggccaaatttaaatttaaacctgtGGTGTGCCTGGCCAGTTTGTTGCAATTTGGAGGAAAACTGCAGTGGTGTTAACATAATAATGATGAAACAttttgggacccaagtgctgcaATTTACTCATTTTTGTTCAAATACCGTATGCTGTTCTTTCTACTTCGGTCTACGCCACACTGCTTGTTACAGCGGGTGAGGTGTTGGTGCCAGTGACCTAAATGACTAGGAGAAGGACCCAAACCCAGGATTAGGGCCTGTAGTGGGCTTGTATTCTTTTCTAGCgattgttattttttacttttaaaaacagccTGACATGATGTTTTTtaaagaagccaaaaaaaaagCCACGACCTCTGGAAACCCAGTTTTCTCTGTGGAAACCAATCAAAAATAAACCCAAGTAGGCAACAAAGTCACTGATGACCACTTGATGCTGACCAGGAcagaagcattcccaggtccagCTCCTCCCCCAACATCCAGCTCCTCCCCCACACCACATGCTGCATCGAGAACAGTCTCAGCATTCTGGCTCAATTTGTCATTGGCCTCTTTTATTTGagaatgtttgtttgtttcttttgatgtgttttttcttgtcAAAACAGAACATTCTAGAAGTATGTTTGCCTAAGTGTGCCCGTTTTGGGCTACAGAGATACAAGGACGGAGTCCGTCTCCTCACAATCCTTCAGTGCAAAAAGCAGAAGAATACTTTCTTATTGTGCAACAATTGAAGTTTTGTGTTTGTGacaattttattaacattttactgGCAGATGAACTGTCTGTTTAAAAGTCCTTCATTGATTTGGTTATGTGTGTGAAATAAGGTACAGTAGCTGTAATGACAGgttttattgtgtaaataaacttaTGCTTGTTTTATAAAGTTACTTTCTTGTGGTAAGTGAAATTAACCGGcacttttaatcattttaaatcaaataatgCTACTGATGTTGTAAGTCTGCTGCAGGGTCTAACTTTGTGGGGTTTGCTTCTTTTTCACATTGTCTGCATGGCTCTTCCCAGATTCCAGAGTTTAAACTGGCTCGGCATGGGTgactgtgccctgcagtggactggtcaACAGGCCTGCACAACTTCTAGCTGGATAAGCACatttcaaaatggatggatgtttttatccatctgttcattttcttcttttattttctgaactAGTTTTCTCAAGTAATCTTTGTCGGCTGAGCTGAGCGTATGGCAGAACCAGCCTTGGATGACACCAGTGCACGTACTGCTCAATCTGaatctgtaaagcactttgtcacCATGGCCAGCTTGTTTAACCCTAAACATATGCtttagttttatataaaaaaaatgtaaggatgCGCTTATCCTCTGAATTTCGGTTAGTCCTGTGATTTAAGCGTTAAAAATGTGCACTACAGTATAACTAAAGATGGTTATTATCAACCCACTTGTCtttggttggaaaaaaaaacaacaacaacaacacggACACAGGAAATCTCAAGCTTTGAAGCATGATGCTGTGCAGTAGTAACACTGACGAACTTCACCGCCACCATGCCTACAATGCCATTGTGCTGATCTTTTTAACTTTATAATCTGAATGGCTGTCTTAGTAATTTATTTGAATTAACAAATGGGTGGCATAGTTGTACAGGAGTCCGCATTACTGCCTTAAAGCCCCAGAGTCCTGGGTGCAAATGCCAACCTGGTCCCTGTCTGCATTGAATTTACTGTACATGTGCCCCCAGTGTCTAACTGGGATGTCTTCAGAGTGAATTACCCAAAACACTTTGTTCTAGAACTAAACATGTCTAGACAACCTGATTACATAAGTGGGACCTGCTATGAAATTTGACCCCATCCAGGGTTAGTTTCTACATGACTCTTAAGTGGATTGATTACATGGGTGTGATAATGGATGAACTGATCGATAGGTgagtttgataatggatgaacTGCCTGAAATAAGCCGTTTGTGGGGTTTACCCAGGGTAGGCTGATGTCTCCCAATTTTTTTCTCTGCTCTCTGTGATCACATGGATAAAGACTTTTTTCATATCCGGATACCCAGTGCCATTGCTtagttattttgtgccctaggccaaaCTTAAGGTGCCAGCCAACTGTTCGGTAGCTAAGCTGTGCAGCTGGGGGGCGGTAGCTAAGCTGTGCAGCTGGGTTCTCCCccccccttatgatctgcaccctaggagtatgcctaattcaccttaatagtGGCGCTGGCCCTGCTGTCACCTCCTCTAAACATTTCTTCTTTGCCCTCGCTCTGGGCCTCCATTTTCGGTGCACCTCTTCACCTAAACATCCTCTGCTTTTTACTCCGCATGAGTAAACCGCCTTAGTCTGTTTCTCCTCAGCACAACACCTACTGCAAGTATTCGACCCCTATGAGTTGGAAATGGAATAAGATAACTGTCCCTCTGCCATGTCTTAGAAGGCAACCAAATGAGGAATATCTCCCTTGATGATAAGGATGAAGATGAACTAAAAGACCTAATTGTTAACTTTAAtccattatattatatacaggCATGTTGGCATCTAAATCACCTTGAGGCTTCACTGCTCAGACTGAGTATGCTGTGGTGGTATTTAGCTGTTTTAGTAGTGACAATCAGTAAACGTGATAATGCTGTGACTGTGTGTTCTGGAAACAGCGACCCGTTTCACTGCATCTGATCAGGTCACATGACCTTATGATGTCATCTTTCTACTTCATTACTTGTGAagtaccacctgatcaaagcaccacgatgtccctacattgatggcttaaaggccagaagtccacgtgaccgccgtcatcaagtccttccatgagaaccctgaatacaatgacgactgatcatttttgttaggtagaatgcccagagggggctgagtggtctcatggcctggaacccctgcagattttattttttcttcagccatctggagttgttttttgtttgtttttttctgtcttccctggccatcagaccttactcttattctatgttaattagtgttctctgattttaattcttactttgtcttttttctctttcttcatcatgtaaagcactctgagctacattatttgtatgaaaatgtgctatagaaataaatgttgttgtgaagGAGacataatctactatataataaaacattactgTTTATTTGTGCTTATGCTTCCCCTCTGAGGAATATGATGGGCCAGTTTTGCTTTGGTGACACAATCAACAGAGGAAGTGCTGGGCAAGAGAGGCTGTTGCATGTGAACAGAAAGTCAAAGTGCAGGAGGCACGCTAAGAGTCGCCTTCAAAGCTGGGAAGCATTCAGAAGAATACGAGTAATATTTTCACGGCAGGTAATGTCGGCCAAGCTTCCAATGGTGgaagtcaaaaagcagacaggagatGAGCAAGGTGCCTTGAAATGAAACAGTTTGAAAAAACGGGTTTTATGGGAAAATGCTTGAGAGATGGAGTACCAGGTATGAAAGGTTCAGAAACATGAGGATGCCAAGGAAAGGTTTAGGTTGAGCACTAAAGGCACACATGCAGCAAgagatacaaaatattttaaaatgcgtTCTGTTTTCTATCTTCGACAGGTAAGGTAGCTAGTTACAGTTTAAAAATCGAAGACAAActgattcttattttgtttaccGTTTAAAGGCAATGGAACTGAAGCTCACCTTCAAGTTGGAGGGGTAGTCGGTGAAGACAGAATAGCAAAAAGCATACAAGAATTCCTTCCATTGTGATGGTGAGAATCAGGAGAAGCAGGTTGGAGTAGACGGCTGTGAAAAGAAAGAGGAGCTTAGTGATCGTACTGCCGGAGCTCCAAGAATCTGCAGCTCTTCTCAGCCAAACTGAAAACAAGATGGGTATCCCATATTGTTGCTGCATACTCAGCAGTGGTAGTGAGGAGAACAGAAACGAGATATGAACAAACAAATCAAGAGAGGCGCCAGAGTGACTCACCGATCATGATGATAAACGCATTAATGACGAGAAATGCTACTGCACCAGCACCAAACCCATGAAAAGATGGCTCAGTGATTTTCAGCATGGGTCCTAAGGGAAAGACACATTAATGAACAAATGTGAAAAATCTACAGTCGGTCAAACAAAACAGCATACATCGTGCTCAGGTTAACCACAAGATGGACCTGGCACACATTAGAAGTGGTAGCGTTGTGGTTTAATGAAGGAGAGTGCCCCAGTATTTGTGTTTGGGGTGTAAACTCACAAACGTGAGCACTGTGAGGAAGAGATCAAGGGGAGCAGACTGACGTCTTACCTGCAAATCGGAGCCATGTCCAACAGCCCCAGACAGCAGCATAGGTGCACGGCATGGTCGGTCCGAATCTCCTTCCCCCTTGAACTTGCATACGTGACACATAGAGCTGCATTAATGTACCAGGGATGAGCACCCATGGGACACTCAGGTGTGCCTGCAGTGAGTCCACTTTGGAGATCTGCAGTGCTGAGAAGGCTGCCAAACCATTGCAAAGGTAAAACAAGGCATCAGGAAGCTGAGTGTGGCTCTCTGCGCCACCCTCTGAAGATGGTGGAGTTTGGGATGGATGATGGCAGTGACCAAGGGTGAAGAGCACTCTCTGCAGCCTCACAGAGTTGACCATCCTCACCCCTAGCGGGATCAGAGCTTTTTCGGCAATGGAGTTGATGAGGCTGACAAAAGAGACGTAGAGGCAGAAAAAAGCATATAGGGAGCAACTCACACCAAAGAAGGTGTAGTGAACTTGGCCAGAAATCTGAGGCAGGGTCGATATGGTAAGCAAGGCAAAAAGGACATTTTGCAACAATTCAGTCTTGTCTCGATTCAGAGACAGAACACAAAAGATCAAGGCTGCTACTAGGAAGAACCAGCCTCCTACCATTGCTGCCCTGGCACTTGTCACGTTGGCATCTTTCAGGAGAACTGAGGTGATGAACTCCTCCCAAGTCTGCACTAGCCAATAGGTAGCATGCAAGGCAAACTTGGTGGTGTAGAAGACATCTTTTCTTAGATAAGCATAGTAGCTAGCAAGAAGCTGGGCACAGGCATTAATGCTCACCCACAGCACCCCAACCTGGAAGGAGGGCATGTAGTGGAAGCAGTAAAATGCCAGGATGGCTGCAGAAATGACATCAGACATGTTGCCCAGTGCCATAGGCTCAGCATATttgctgttcttctttttctcctcctctGTCCCCTTCCCTTCTTGTTTCTTTTGTGATACTTTGCTTTTGGCACCCAAAAGCAGCACATCAAACAGAGCATTGCCGAATCCTGGCAGGACATGGCGCTGGTAGATTCCTTTGAGGAGTAGGGCAGAGGCTGCATAGAAGCCAAAAAAGAcgatgatgagttgtatgacgcCGGCAACTACAAGTGCCCAAGTGGAAAACAGGCCAACTGCTTCAAACACAAGCGTCAAAGTGATGGCACCAAATACAAAAGGCATGATGTAGTTGGCTGTGGCTGAGCAGAAAGACACAATGAAAGCCACACTGATGTAGGCCACCAGCCCAGCTACCGCTGATTGGCTAACTGGAGGTGGTGTCGTCAGATTCGATGCATCCGTTGAGTTCAGAGTATAGGTGCTGTTTTCGAACGTTATTGACTCGGTGACGCCTGTTACAATGCGTGTGGCACCATAACTGCTCCATAATGCAGAGAATGCCACAAATGTTGTTCCAGCCAAGTGGTCGTATTTTCTGAAGGTGAGAAGACCCGCCACTAGCTGCACAATCCCTCCTATAAGGATGAGGTGCACACctgcatgaaaaacaaaaacagcaaagttCCTTTTGAGAGAATTCCACTACTAGATCGAAGTCCAATGTTACATGCTGTGCTAGGATCTGGTTGGCCAACACCCAATGGTGGGAGACTAAAGTGCAGCATTGCTTTCAGAGAAATGAGTAACGCTTCTATTATGGAAGATTACTTGTGCCAGAATGAAGTACCAGCCAATGTGTTAACTGCATTGAAATGCATATGCACGTGGTGTCTTtaatttctgcacattttttcttgttatatTAAAAACATCAACAAAATGATCAAGTGCTTTTCACTATGGCACCCGATTTTCGTGTCggtttaaaatgcaatataaaaatgtattgcattttaattcttgtcccagaatcacatGTCAGAATGAAGAGCAAAGCAAAGGTATTGCATTTCACTTAACGGCTGCTCCAAGTGTATAGCATTTTAATTCAAGACCACACATCCATCATGCCAAACTGAATGTAATCAAATAACCAGTCACTGTCAAAAGGGTTGGGGCAAAGGGGCATTGCACTTCTAATCATTTCTGTGGTGTGGGGGCAAGCTTAACTTTCATTGATGTGGAGTGATTAACTAAAACAGTAAGAAGTATTTTTAGGTCTCGTTGAAGACATTTACTTTTATGTTAAGTGGTCCAAATAATGTATTCTCCTTTCcttatgtatttatattatatttcctTTTCTATATTTATTCCATTGTTCTAGTCCTGGCCACACGTCAGGAAGTTTAGCAGTAGCTAGTATGGtcgctgtggtgggctggtaccctgcccggggtttgtttcccgccttgcgccctgtgttgtctgggattggctccagcagacccccatgaccctgtagttaggatatagcgggtgggataatggatgcaAGGATGGGTAATATGGTCATCCCCATCTGCAGGGGTTACAAATCATGCTTAGGGGAATACTGGTTTACCGATGCTCTGACTGATGATCTTCATAATTGTATGCTGCAGCTCTTCGAGGACATTAGCTCTTGAATGCGTTCTAAGGACATTCCAGAAGCAGTTGAAAAGTCTTTTCCCATTGCCTCTTCTGTTACACCCAGTCTTTTCAACAACCAGTCAAATGGGAAAAGAATGAAAATTATCATTTATATCACCAGCTTCCACCAGTTCAATGAGACGGCTGCTCTCCTGCATGATTATCTCCATGTTCACCATGTTTAGCGCTGGGTGCACACCCTCGTGATTATGACGCCTCTTATCCCAGTAGTTGACGCCCCTTGCCCCACCTTGTGACGCCGATTGGGTTACATTCACTTTTAGCATGATTAATGCGTGATCTCCAATCAAAATGCAGTTCACTCAGAGCTTTGCTTTTGGTTATGACACATGATCTATAGAAATGAATTCAAGTGTAGTATGCTTTTGggttgcattttaaactgacacaaaaattGAGTGCTATGGTCATAAGCAGTCAATCAATTGGTTGAtatgtgccaaaattaaatgcatcgCGTGCACATAAATTGCATTGCAGTTTAGATAAccattggattgcatttaattttgccaTGAATAATCTTCTGTTTTATACAGCACACTAATATGTGAATATGTGCTACTAGCTTACACAAGAGCACATTGACCCTTGCAGCTTTACAGTATGTGACCTCTGAAGGCAGTTACATGACGTACTGAAACAGCAGACTCTTAATATAACACGGTACATGATAGCATTGGCACCACACTGGCGCACAATTGTGTACAGTTTTTGAAATGATCTCCCACAAATGCCTACACATACATTTAGGAAAATGAACCCTTACTGCTACACAAATctccaaatatatacagtatagactgAAACTACCACCATAAGCCTGAATCCATTAAACACGGTCCACCTTGCTTGCTGTATACTTACCACCATACTGTACTTAACCTGCCCCAGAACTGCACTTCTGAAGCTGAAGCACAACATGCAGTTCCACATTTTCAAATGGGAGCCAATTTATAGCAAACTCCACCAGTAGAGCTACAATACATACAGCTTGTATCTTGACTGTACCTGCAAGAGTGTTTTCAATGCCTACAGCTGGCAAACCGCTGGCTACATGTGCAAAGTTCTGCAGGGCCacataaaaagcacttattacaTTGGAGAGGAGGCCCAGCACGGCCGGCTCGCTGTACAACACGGAGGCGAAGCCCTCAGGCATCCTGGA
Proteins encoded in this region:
- the si:ch211-153b23.3 gene encoding uncharacterized protein si:ch211-153b23.3 — translated: MPEGFASVLYSEPAVLGLLSNVISAFYVALQNFAHVASGLPAVGIENTLAGVHLILIGGIVQLVAGLLTFRKYDHLAGTTFVAFSALWSSYGATRIVTGVTESITFENSTYTLNSTDASNLTTPPPVSQSAVAGLVAYISVAFIVSFCSATANYIMPFVFGAITLTLVFEAVGLFSTWALVVAGVIQLIIVFFGFYAASALLLKGIYQRHVLPGFGNALFDVLLLGAKSKVSQKKQEGKGTEEEKKKNSKYAEPMALGNMSDVISAAILAFYCFHYMPSFQVGVLWVSINACAQLLASYYAYLRKDVFYTTKFALHATYWLVQTWEEFITSVLLKDANVTSARAAMVGGWFFLVAALIFCVLSLNRDKTELLQNVLFALLTISTLPQISGQVHYTFFGVSCSLYAFFCLYVSFVSLINSIAEKALIPLGVRMVNSVRLQRVLFTLGHCHHPSQTPPSSEGGAESHTQLPDALFYLCNGLAAFSALQISKVDSLQAHLSVPWVLIPGTLMQLYVSRMQVQGGRRFGPTMPCTYAAVWGCWTWLRFAGPMLKITEPSFHGFGAGAVAFLVINAFIIMIAVYSNLLLLILTITMEGILVCFLLFCLHRLPLQLEVAFLVLFAFVCAYGIAASLTNYLFEKMLLPIGPSLIQAGKGKSKEDPPVPCPTAPSHITSGLQTIARILEGGGVCGIPSDTVYTLAASCKHPSAIEHIYNIKERPLEKPICLTIGNLEQLEAVSPPFSPLLWEFMRNVYPGGIGCIVRKGEWLKKLGVGAAYDYVGTRDSIMIRISDLTVTAHLLDMTGPLAITSANPSGQPDSTHHDMVVTRLGHKLNGVLCDGDSTELVSSTVVICTQIDEGIDVFPFCVSVPTCKPNHLTFLALKFYFSNVVPLEYNIKFQNAGANKWPRRLLLLHI